TGACGTGCTCTCGACGGTGACGCCGGTCGAGGAGCCCATCGTCGACAGCGTCGGCGACCACACCCACGTCAACGCGGTCGGCGCCGACGCCGCCGGCAAACACGAGATCGACGACAAGATCCTGCTGGATTCGCTGCTGGTCATCGACGACTACGAGCAGTGTACACACTCCGGAGAGATCAACGTCCCCTGGAGCGAGGGCGTCCTCTCCGACGAGGACATTCACGGCGAACTCGGCGAGGTGATCGTCGGCGAGAAGCCCGGACGCACCCCCGAGACCGGGGTGTCCGTCTTCGACTCGACGGGGCTTGCCATCCAGGACGTGGCCGCCAGCCACGTCGTCTACGAGTACGCCGCCGACCGCGACGTGGGCGAGCGCGTCTCGCTGGTCGACACCGACGTGCTCTGAGCGGTCAGTCCCGGAGCCGGCCCAGGTCCGCGACCGTGTCCACGTCGACGTGGACGCCCGGGTCACCCGTCTCGACGACCGCGGCGTCGTCGGCTCGTTCGAAGACCGCGCGTCCGCCGGTGTCGCCCTCGACGGCGGCGAGCGCGTCGAAGTGCCGCCCGTCGAAGAGGACGGGATTGCCGCGTCGACCGTCGTAGCCCGCGGCGAGCGCGGACCCGCGGCCCTCGCGGTAGGCCCCGACGAGTCGATCCACGGTTTCGGGGTCGACTCGCGGCATGTCCCCGAGCGCGAACGCGACCGCGTCGGCCCGCTCGCGCGCCCACGCGACGCCGCGGCGGACGGACGCGGCCTGGCCGGCGGCCGCGCCCGGATTCTCGACGGTGGTGACGTCGAGGCCGGCGAGTGCGTCGCGGACACCCGACGACTCGGGGTCGACGACCGCCGCGACCGGACCGACCTCGGCCTCGGTGATCGTTCGCGCGGCGTGGCGGACCAGCGGTTCACCGTCGAGCGTCGCGAGCAGTTTGTTCGGCTCGCCGAAGCGGTCGCTGCTGCCCGCGGCCAGCAGCACGCCCGCGACGGTCCGGTCGGCGGTCACGCCGCCGTCTACGGGGCGGGACCGGAAGTGCGTGGCGTCGCGAGGGGTGACGGTCCCGTCTCCGGCGTCCCCCGAGTAGTCGGAGACGCGTCTGCGTTGTCTTACACTGTATCCGCCGCCCGCCGGTCGTTCAAACGGCCGCTGTACCCTCCTGAAGGCCCTTATCCGGGACGCCCGACCGTTCGGGTGTGGACCGACGCGACCTCCTGGCCGGCCTCGCCGCGGGCGCCGTCGCCGTCCCGGGCTGTCTGGGCGCTTCGAGCGGCGGGGACGACGGGTCACCGTCCGGGGCGCCCACCGAGACGCCGACGGGGACGGCCCCGTCCGGAACTCCGGTGGACACCGACCCGGGGACCGACGCGGGGCGAGCGGCGACTTCGTCGAGGAGGCGTTCGCCGTCCCGGAACTCGCCGCGCCGAACTCGCCGGACTCGCTGGGCGTCTACGGCGACCGCGACGAGCAGTTCGTCGTCGCGATGCTGGCCGGCGGCCCGGAGACGGCGCCGCCCGTCGAGGAGGTCGAACTCCGCGTCGGCGCGGGTCTCCGAACACCACTTCGCCGACGACGGCTACCGCCCGGAGACGATGCCCGCCCTCGGCGCGCTCGCCGCCGCCACCGACGACGTGGCGATCGGCACCTGCATCGCCCTCGCGCCGCTGTACGACGCGTCGCGCCGCCCGTTCAAAGCGGGATTTAACCTTCGGATAGGGCTATATGGGGAGCGGCGAAACGATCGGGACGGACAGATGTCGGGACTCATCGACCGGATCCAGGACCGGACGGCGACGAGCGACGAGCGGCTGCGAGTCCTCGACGTCGAGGGCGAGGAGACCGACGACGTACTCGACGCGCTCGCGACGGACACGCGCCGGGCGGTGTACCGGGCGCTGTTCGAGCGCCCGCGGACCGCCTCGGAGATCGCCGACGCCGTCGACACGTCCGTCCAGAACGTCCACTACCACGTCTCGAACCTCGAAGCCGCCGGCCTGGTCGAGCCGGTCGACTCGCGGTACTCCGAGAAGGGCAACGAGATGACCGTCTACGGACCGGCGAGCGACCCGCTGGTGATCGTCGGGAACAGCGAGATGCGTCCGCGCGTCCAGCGGACGCTGACCGACGTGGTGGGCGGGATCGGCCTGCTCGGGGTCGCCGCCCTGCTCGTCCAGTGGGGGGCCGAACGGGTCGCCCGTCCCTCCATCGGCGGCTCGGGCGCCGGTCCCGCGAGCCCCAACGCGACCGTCGGCGAGCCCGGGTCGCTCGCCTGGGTCGTCTTCGACGTGGTCGAGCCCGGCGTCCTCTTCTTCTTCGTCTGCCTCGCGGTGGCCGCGCTCGCGGCCCTCGCGCTCGACCGGTAGCCCGGACGGTCGCTCCGTCGGCACGTCCCGCGTTCGATCGGCGACAGCGCGCGAGCGGCGCGACCGCCGCCGCTCCGACGATCTGCG
The window above is part of the Halosimplex rubrum genome. Proteins encoded here:
- a CDS encoding ArsR/SmtB family transcription factor: MSGLIDRIQDRTATSDERLRVLDVEGEETDDVLDALATDTRRAVYRALFERPRTASEIADAVDTSVQNVHYHVSNLEAAGLVEPVDSRYSEKGNEMTVYGPASDPLVIVGNSEMRPRVQRTLTDVVGGIGLLGVAALLVQWGAERVARPSIGGSGAGPASPNATVGEPGSLAWVVFDVVEPGVLFFFVCLAVAALAALALDR
- a CDS encoding nucleotidyltransferase family protein — encoded protein: MTADRTVAGVLLAAGSSDRFGEPNKLLATLDGEPLVRHAARTITEAEVGPVAAVVDPESSGVRDALAGLDVTTVENPGAAAGQAASVRRGVAWARERADAVAFALGDMPRVDPETVDRLVGAYREGRGSALAAGYDGRRGNPVLFDGRHFDALAAVEGDTGGRAVFERADDAAVVETGDPGVHVDVDTVADLGRLRD